The Ralstonia wenshanensis genome includes a region encoding these proteins:
- a CDS encoding chemotaxis protein CheW, translated as MEVKKHVVGEDTGGEEYLAFTLGREEYGIDILKVQEIRGYETVTRIANAPDFIKGVINLRGIIVPIVDLRIKFQLERVEYNQYTVVIILNLMDRVVGIVVDGVSDVLTLQSQQIKPAPEFSGALDTEYIRGLGSIDERMLILVDIERLLMSADMALCDEAEAA; from the coding sequence ATGGAAGTCAAGAAACACGTGGTCGGCGAAGACACCGGCGGGGAGGAGTACCTGGCCTTCACGCTGGGCCGCGAGGAATACGGCATCGACATCCTGAAGGTGCAGGAAATCCGCGGCTACGAGACCGTCACGCGCATTGCCAATGCGCCCGATTTCATCAAGGGTGTGATCAACCTGCGCGGCATCATCGTGCCGATCGTTGATCTGCGCATCAAGTTCCAGCTCGAGCGCGTCGAGTACAACCAGTACACCGTCGTCATCATCCTGAACCTGATGGACCGCGTGGTCGGCATCGTCGTGGATGGTGTGTCTGACGTGCTGACGCTGCAAAGCCAGCAGATCAAGCCGGCGCCGGAGTTCTCGGGCGCGCTGGATACGGAATACATCCGTGGCCTGGGTTCGATCGACGAGCGCATGCTGATCCTGGTGGACATCGAGCGCCTGCTGATGTCGGCCGACATGGCACTGTGCGACGAAGCGGAAGCCGCGTGA
- the cheA gene encoding chemotaxis protein CheA: MNLDLSQFFGAFFEEAEELLVDMERLLLNLDVANPSSDDLNAIFRCAHSIKGGAATFGFTHMTELTHVAESILDRARTGTLQLRENMVDAFLETKDVLKSQLDAYRQEHPIDTATLEYMVAKLNSLTAEEGAPVAAAPAAAAPVVATPEPVAAPEPEPMVAEAPAADAVGDIDGGLDIKLINVSNEDCELIVTELKHLGTVLRHARTGRNSDIVLQTTCTADDIIAVSCFIIDADQIVITPHVGGAAPAVAEAAVPVVAAPTPAAAQTEVHAPAANEAAPAQAVAAVAVPMPARPAAADHKPAVAAETSIRVGVEKVDQLINLVGELVITQAMLAQTAQAFDPVLNERLFAGLSQLTRNARDLQEAAMSIRMMPMDYVFNRFPRLVRDLAHKLGKQVELSTFGKSTELDKGLIERIIDPLTHLVRNSLDHGIELPEARVAAGKDATGQLLLSAAHQGGNIVIEVSDDGQGLNRDKILKKARERGLPVSDNMTDDEINQLIFAPGFSTADQVTDVSGRGVGMDVVKQNIQSMGGYVEIQSQKGKGTTIRIVLPLTLAILDGMSVKTGEEVFILPLSCVAESLQPRPEDIKAVPGGGRLLKVRNEYLTLVPMYERFRITPSLPDPSEGIVVILDSEGKKIALQVDELVGQQQVVVKNLETNYRRVPGISGATILGDGSVALIVDVSALMRETRAGHSENAMRAVSAEKHEVGEAQGGRFSTEAMAAA; this comes from the coding sequence ATGAACCTCGACCTTAGCCAGTTTTTCGGCGCCTTCTTCGAAGAGGCGGAAGAGCTGCTCGTCGACATGGAGCGGCTGCTGCTCAACCTCGATGTCGCCAACCCTTCTTCTGATGATCTGAACGCCATCTTCCGCTGCGCGCACTCCATCAAGGGTGGTGCTGCAACCTTCGGTTTCACGCACATGACGGAACTCACGCATGTGGCGGAGTCGATTCTGGACCGCGCTCGCACCGGTACCCTGCAGCTGCGCGAAAACATGGTGGATGCTTTCCTGGAAACGAAAGACGTGTTGAAAAGCCAACTTGATGCCTACCGGCAAGAGCACCCAATCGATACGGCCACGCTCGAATACATGGTGGCCAAGCTCAACAGCCTGACCGCCGAGGAAGGCGCCCCTGTTGCCGCCGCGCCGGCGGCTGCGGCGCCCGTGGTGGCGACGCCCGAACCGGTGGCTGCACCGGAACCCGAGCCGATGGTGGCTGAAGCGCCTGCGGCCGACGCCGTGGGCGACATTGACGGCGGCCTGGACATCAAGCTCATCAATGTCTCGAACGAAGACTGCGAGCTGATCGTCACCGAACTCAAGCATCTGGGCACCGTGTTGCGCCACGCGCGCACCGGCCGCAACAGCGACATCGTGCTGCAGACGACCTGCACGGCTGACGACATCATCGCGGTGAGCTGCTTCATCATCGATGCGGATCAGATCGTCATCACGCCGCACGTGGGTGGTGCGGCACCGGCGGTGGCCGAAGCCGCTGTGCCGGTTGTTGCTGCACCGACGCCCGCCGCCGCGCAGACGGAAGTGCACGCCCCGGCTGCCAACGAAGCTGCACCGGCGCAGGCCGTTGCCGCTGTCGCCGTCCCCATGCCGGCCCGCCCGGCCGCCGCCGACCATAAGCCCGCCGTGGCTGCGGAAACGTCGATTCGCGTCGGCGTGGAAAAGGTCGACCAGCTCATCAACCTGGTGGGTGAACTCGTTATTACGCAGGCCATGCTGGCACAAACCGCGCAGGCCTTCGACCCGGTGCTCAACGAGCGCCTGTTTGCCGGCCTGTCGCAGCTCACGCGCAATGCACGCGACCTGCAAGAGGCCGCCATGTCCATCCGCATGATGCCGATGGACTACGTGTTCAACCGCTTCCCGCGCCTGGTGCGCGACCTGGCACACAAGCTGGGCAAGCAGGTCGAGCTGTCGACGTTCGGCAAATCAACCGAACTGGACAAGGGCCTGATCGAACGGATCATCGATCCGCTCACGCACCTGGTGCGCAACAGCCTGGACCACGGCATCGAACTGCCCGAGGCCCGCGTGGCCGCCGGCAAGGACGCCACCGGCCAACTGCTGCTCTCTGCTGCCCACCAGGGCGGCAACATCGTTATCGAGGTGAGCGACGACGGCCAGGGCCTGAACCGCGACAAGATCCTCAAGAAGGCGCGCGAGCGCGGCCTGCCCGTGTCGGACAACATGACCGACGACGAGATCAACCAGCTCATCTTCGCGCCGGGCTTCTCCACCGCCGACCAGGTGACGGACGTGTCCGGCCGCGGCGTGGGCATGGACGTGGTCAAGCAGAACATCCAGTCGATGGGCGGCTACGTCGAGATCCAGTCGCAGAAGGGCAAGGGCACGACGATCCGCATCGTGCTGCCGCTCACGCTGGCGATCCTGGACGGCATGTCGGTCAAGACCGGTGAAGAAGTGTTCATCCTCCCGCTGTCGTGCGTGGCCGAATCGCTGCAACCGCGTCCGGAAGACATCAAGGCTGTGCCGGGCGGCGGTCGCCTGCTCAAGGTGCGCAACGAATACCTGACGCTGGTGCCGATGTACGAACGCTTCCGCATCACGCCGTCGCTGCCCGATCCGTCGGAAGGCATCGTCGTGATCCTGGATTCGGAAGGCAAGAAGATCGCGCTGCAGGTCGACGAGCTGGTCGGCCAGCAACAGGTGGTGGTCAAGAACCTGGAGACGAACTACCGCCGCGTGCCGGGCATCTCGGGCGCGACCATCCTGGGCGATGGCAGCGTTGCGCTGATCGTCGACGTGTCGGCGCTGATGCGCGAGACCCGCGCGGGCCATTCAGAAAACGCGATGCGTGCCGTTAGTGCCGAAAAGCACGAGGTGGGCGAAGCACAGGGCGGTCGTTTCTCGACCGAGGCGATGGCCGCGGCATAA
- a CDS encoding response regulator, which yields MSEKHILVVDDSTSIRRMIATCLRECGFVVTEAGDGTAALEAARTLAQGSHHLVITDQVMPSMDGLTLIRALRTLPAYADTPILMLTTEADSTIRDQARAAGATGFLPKPFDPDGLTDSVMQLLEWHAQTHGSASTH from the coding sequence ATGAGCGAGAAACACATCCTGGTGGTGGACGATTCCACGTCGATCCGCCGCATGATTGCCACGTGCCTGCGCGAGTGCGGCTTTGTCGTGACGGAAGCCGGCGACGGCACCGCCGCGCTGGAAGCCGCACGCACGCTCGCCCAGGGCAGCCACCACCTTGTGATCACCGACCAGGTGATGCCGTCGATGGACGGCCTGACCCTCATTCGCGCGCTGCGCACACTGCCGGCCTACGCCGACACCCCGATCCTCATGCTGACCACCGAGGCTGACAGCACCATCCGCGATCAGGCACGCGCTGCAGGCGCGACGGGCTTTCTGCCCAAGCCGTTCGACCCGGATGGGCTGACCGATTCGGTGATGCAGTTGCTCGAATGGCACGCGCAGACCCACGGGTCTGCTTCGACGCATTAA
- the motB gene encoding flagellar motor protein MotB produces the protein MSKSSTPTFIVIRRNKKGGHGHHGGAWKIAYADFVTAMMAFFLLMWLLSSVTKAELSSVETYFRTPLKVALFGGAGSGDQSSILQGSPSLKQNVPQPNPSPSPTVQRQRNIRDESDDAALNKLKQKIAEMVETNPVMSQFKHQLLIDMTTEGLRIQIVDQQNRPMFANASAEVQPYMRTILRELGSALNDVPNPISLSGHTDATQYATQHGYSNWELSADRANASRRELVAGGMKPEKVSRVVGLEASVPLDKTNIYNPINRRISIVVLNARAAEAVRSGGVEPVADLRNDGKDTLTDAAARATGVADAVSAAKP, from the coding sequence ATGAGCAAGTCCAGCACGCCGACCTTCATTGTCATTCGGCGCAACAAGAAAGGCGGACACGGCCACCACGGTGGCGCGTGGAAGATCGCCTACGCCGACTTCGTGACCGCCATGATGGCGTTCTTCCTCTTGATGTGGCTGCTCAGCTCGGTGACCAAGGCCGAGCTGTCGTCGGTCGAAACCTATTTCCGCACGCCGCTGAAGGTGGCGCTCTTTGGTGGCGCCGGTTCTGGCGACCAGTCCAGCATCCTGCAGGGCAGCCCGTCCCTCAAGCAGAACGTGCCGCAGCCGAACCCGAGCCCGAGCCCGACGGTGCAGCGCCAGCGCAACATCCGCGATGAGTCGGACGATGCGGCGCTGAACAAGCTCAAGCAGAAGATTGCCGAGATGGTCGAGACGAACCCGGTGATGAGCCAGTTCAAGCACCAGTTGCTGATCGACATGACCACCGAAGGCCTGCGCATCCAGATCGTGGATCAGCAGAACCGTCCGATGTTCGCCAACGCCAGCGCCGAGGTGCAGCCGTACATGCGCACGATCCTGCGTGAGCTGGGCTCGGCGCTGAACGACGTGCCCAATCCGATCAGCCTGTCGGGCCACACCGACGCGACGCAATACGCCACGCAGCACGGCTACAGCAACTGGGAACTGTCGGCCGACCGCGCCAACGCATCGCGACGCGAACTGGTGGCCGGCGGCATGAAGCCCGAGAAGGTCAGCCGCGTGGTGGGCCTGGAGGCATCGGTGCCGCTGGACAAGACGAACATCTACAACCCGATCAACCGCCGCATCAGCATCGTCGTGCTCAACGCACGCGCCGCTGAAGCCGTGCGCTCGGGTGGGGTCGAGCCGGTGGCCGACCTGCGCAATGACGGCAAAGACACGCTGACCGATGCTGCCGCACGTGCCACGGGTGTGGCCGATGCAGTGAGCGCGGCCAAGCCATAA
- the motA gene encoding flagellar motor stator protein MotA — protein sequence MLVAIGYIVILASVFGGYMLAGGHLGPLFQPTELLIIFGAGIGAFVVGNDKKAINATVKALPGLFKGSKYTKALYMEVMALLYVVLSKIRREGMMSIEADIEAPHESTLFANYPAIQADHHALDFICDYLRLMVGGNLNPFQIEALMDQEIDTHHHEAEQPARIITKVGDAMPAFGIVAAVMGVVHTMGSVGLPPAELGKLIASALVGTFLGILLAYGFIGPLGSLLEQRAEESTKLFQCIKVTLLASMNGYAPAIAVEFGRKVLFSTERPSFAELEDHVRGAKTA from the coding sequence GTGTTAGTTGCCATCGGTTACATCGTGATTCTCGCGTCGGTGTTCGGCGGCTACATGCTGGCCGGAGGACACCTCGGGCCCTTGTTCCAGCCGACCGAACTGCTGATCATCTTCGGCGCCGGCATTGGCGCCTTCGTGGTCGGTAACGACAAGAAGGCCATCAACGCCACCGTCAAAGCGCTGCCGGGCCTGTTCAAGGGTTCGAAGTACACCAAGGCCCTCTATATGGAAGTGATGGCGCTGCTGTACGTGGTGCTGTCCAAGATCCGCCGCGAAGGGATGATGTCGATCGAAGCCGACATCGAAGCCCCGCACGAAAGCACGCTGTTCGCCAATTACCCCGCCATCCAGGCAGATCACCACGCGCTGGATTTCATCTGCGATTACCTGCGCCTCATGGTGGGCGGCAACCTGAATCCGTTCCAGATCGAAGCGCTGATGGATCAGGAAATCGACACCCACCACCACGAAGCCGAACAACCGGCCCGCATCATCACCAAGGTGGGCGACGCTATGCCGGCCTTCGGCATCGTGGCCGCCGTGATGGGCGTGGTGCACACCATGGGCTCGGTCGGCCTGCCGCCGGCAGAGCTGGGCAAGCTGATCGCATCCGCGCTGGTCGGCACGTTCCTCGGGATCTTGCTGGCGTACGGCTTCATCGGGCCGCTGGGTTCGCTGCTGGAGCAGCGCGCCGAAGAATCGACCAAGTTGTTCCAGTGCATCAAGGTGACGCTGCTGGCCAGCATGAACGGCTACGCCCCGGCCATTGCCGTGGAATTCGGCCGCAAGGTGCTGTTCTCGACCGAGCGCCCATCGTTTGCCGAACTGGAAGACCACGTGCGCGGCGCCAAGACAGCGTAG
- the flhC gene encoding flagellar transcriptional regulator FlhC: MRHTSVMNEVQQIHLAAELISLGARLQLLEQETTLSRERLVKLYKEIRGESPPKGMLPFSADWFLTWSPNIHSSIFLNIYRFLGENSRSTGVRRLISAYKLYQEHIHVHEQEEVLSITRAWMMLKFFEGKMLHTVKCKRCTGHFVAHADDLHHDFVCGVCQPPSRAGKKKRVAAPVDAIAEKTIDA; encoded by the coding sequence ATGCGTCACACCAGCGTCATGAACGAAGTTCAGCAGATCCACCTCGCAGCGGAATTGATTTCGCTCGGTGCGCGCCTGCAACTGCTGGAACAGGAAACCACGCTCAGCCGTGAGCGTCTGGTCAAACTGTACAAGGAAATCCGTGGGGAATCGCCGCCCAAGGGCATGCTGCCTTTCTCGGCAGACTGGTTCCTGACGTGGTCGCCGAACATCCATTCGTCGATCTTCCTGAACATCTATCGTTTTCTGGGTGAGAACAGCCGCAGCACGGGTGTGCGCCGCCTGATCTCGGCCTACAAGCTGTACCAGGAACATATTCACGTCCACGAACAGGAAGAGGTGCTCTCGATCACCCGTGCGTGGATGATGCTGAAGTTCTTCGAGGGGAAGATGCTGCACACCGTGAAGTGCAAGCGCTGCACCGGCCATTTCGTGGCCCACGCAGACGACCTGCACCATGATTTCGTGTGCGGTGTATGCCAGCCGCCGTCACGCGCAGGAAAGAAAAAGCGCGTCGCTGCTCCGGTTGATGCGATCGCGGAAAAGACGATCGACGCCTGA
- the flhD gene encoding flagellar transcriptional regulator FlhD: MDTQDIVSEISELNLTYLMLAQQMLAKDRDAALFRLGISEELADILLTMSPAQIVKLASTNMMLCRFRFDDHAILGLVTQPHRDKGLQQSQMSILLARQAVEQIS, translated from the coding sequence ATGGACACGCAAGACATTGTTTCCGAGATCAGCGAACTGAATCTCACCTACTTGATGCTTGCTCAGCAGATGCTGGCCAAGGATCGCGATGCCGCACTGTTTCGCCTCGGCATCTCTGAAGAATTGGCTGACATCCTGCTGACGATGTCGCCCGCGCAGATCGTCAAGCTGGCCAGCACGAACATGATGCTGTGCCGCTTCCGCTTCGACGATCACGCCATCCTGGGTCTGGTGACCCAGCCGCACCGTGACAAGGGTCTGCAGCAATCGCAAATGTCGATCCTGCTGGCACGTCAGGCGGTTGAGCAGATCAGCTGA